A region from the Anomaloglossus baeobatrachus isolate aAnoBae1 chromosome 11, aAnoBae1.hap1, whole genome shotgun sequence genome encodes:
- the LOC142256219 gene encoding lens fiber membrane intrinsic protein-like — protein sequence MYSFMGGGLFCACVGNILLVVSTATDYWMQYRLSGTFAHQGLWRYCVTGKCYLQVESIAYWNATRAFMILSTLSCFAGIIAGILSFAHFSTFQRFNRSFAAGIMFFISTLFVLLAMAIYTGVTVNFLGKRFGDWRFSWSYILGWVALLMTFFAGIFYMCAYRMHECRRATGPR from the exons ATGTACAGTTTCATGGGTGGAGGCCTCTTCTGCGCCTGCGTGGGTAACATCCTCTTAGTCGTTTCCACCGCCACAGACTACTGGATGCAGTATCGACTGTCCGGGACGTTCGCGCACCAAGGACTGTGGAGATATTGTGTGACCGGAAAATGCTACTTGCAGGTGGAGAGCATCG CGTATTGGAATGCCACGCGAGCCTTCATGATCCTGTCCACACTGTCCTGCTTTGCTGGGATCATCGCCGGGATCTTGTCCTTTGCACATTTCTCTACGTTCCAGAGGTTTAACAGGTCATTTGCTGCAGGCATCATGTTCTTCATCTCCA CCCTCTTTGTGTTGTTGGCTATGGCAATCTACACTGGAGTAACAGTGAATTTCCTGGGGAAGCGGTTTGGCGATTGGCGTTTCTCCTGGTCCTATATATTGGGCTGGGTTGCTTTGCTGATGACTTTTTTTGCAG GGATTTTTTACATGTGCGCCTATCGGATGCACGAATGTCGGAGAGCCACTGGACCCCGCTAA